Proteins encoded together in one Quercus lobata isolate SW786 chromosome 3, ValleyOak3.0 Primary Assembly, whole genome shotgun sequence window:
- the LOC115980805 gene encoding protein PLANT CADMIUM RESISTANCE 3-like produces MYSSNPSSTEQYSHAPPPFAQATVTGVPMNSTSQYHENSQQASFQAPVPWSSGLYDCCHDVSNCCLTCWCPCITFGRIADIVDKGSKTTGFSEVVYALIANLIGCGCLYSYPYRTKIRQQYMLEERPCGDCLVHFCCEPCALCQEYRELEARGFDMTIGWKGNVEQRTGGAMATTAPVFQGSMNR; encoded by the exons ATGTATTCATCAAACCCAAGTTCAACAGAGCAATACTCCCATGCGCCGCCACCATTTGCTCAGGCCACCGTGACTGGTGTTCCAATGAACTCGACAAGCCAATACCACGAGAATTCCCagcaagcttcatttcaagctcCAGTCCCTTGGTCCTCTGGCCTCTATGACTGCTGCCATGATGTCTCAAATT GTTGCCTGACATGCTGGTGCCCATGCATTACCTTTGGTCGAATTGCAGATATTGTTGATAAAGGATCAAAAA CTACTGGATTTAGTGAAGTAGTTTACGCACTAATTGCCAATTTGATTGGTTGTGGATGCTTGTACTCGTACCCCTATCGCACAAAAATCAGGCAGCAGTACATGTTAGAGGAGAGGCCTTGTGGGGATTGCTTGGTTCATTTCTGCTGCGAGCCATGTGCCTTATGCCAAGAGTATCGTGAGCTTGAAGCCCGCGGATTCGACATGACCATAG GCTGGAAAGGAAATGTGGAGCAACGAACTGGTGGAGCGATGGCTACAACAGCTCCAGTGTTCCAAGGAAGCATGAATCGCTAG